Proteins encoded within one genomic window of Candidatus Bathyarchaeota archaeon:
- a CDS encoding ABC transporter ATP-binding protein, protein MTTEALQILQLFDVWKAYNGVQALRGLNLEVLRGEIFGLVGPNGAGKTTALKIIVGLLKMDRGAVRVNGVNIEDEPIQYKRFIGYVPEVVTLPDYLTIEEFLIYSGRIRGVPDEEIRERMNFYINEFDLSDKGKTLILGLSKGMRQKVAVASALIHDPELLILDEPLVGIDPAGQHKLKELFSERIERGKTVFISTHMLDTAERICNRVAIIHKGKNVAAGDLRSLREMSRSGESSTLEEVFLKLTEEAEKESQIQTSEEPLKKRPSLWHRFRKV, encoded by the coding sequence ATGACGACTGAGGCATTGCAGATTCTTCAACTCTTTGACGTTTGGAAAGCATATAATGGTGTGCAGGCTCTAAGGGGGCTTAATCTAGAAGTTTTGAGGGGAGAGATCTTTGGGCTTGTTGGGCCGAATGGCGCTGGTAAGACAACCGCCCTTAAAATAATTGTCGGGCTTCTGAAAATGGATAGGGGGGCGGTTAGAGTTAATGGCGTAAATATTGAAGATGAACCTATACAATACAAGAGGTTCATCGGGTATGTGCCGGAGGTTGTCACTCTCCCAGATTATCTTACCATAGAAGAGTTTCTCATATATTCGGGGAGAATTAGGGGTGTTCCAGACGAGGAGATAAGAGAGAGAATGAATTTCTACATTAACGAATTTGATCTAAGCGATAAGGGGAAGACCCTGATCCTTGGCCTATCAAAAGGTATGAGGCAAAAGGTTGCCGTTGCATCAGCCCTTATTCATGATCCTGAACTACTCATCTTGGATGAGCCGTTAGTGGGAATCGACCCGGCTGGGCAGCATAAGCTCAAAGAACTTTTTAGTGAAAGGATTGAGAGAGGAAAAACTGTCTTCATATCCACTCACATGCTTGATACCGCTGAAAGAATCTGTAACAGGGTTGCAATCATTCATAAGGGAAAGAATGTAGCGGCTGGAGATCTAAGAAGTCTACGGGAGATGTCCAGGTCTGGGGAGAGTTCCACATTGGAGGAGGTCTTTCTTAAACTCACTGAGGAGGCGGAAAAGGAATCGCAGATCCAGACTTCAGAGGAACCACTTAAGAAGAGACCCAGCCTTTGGCACAGGTTTAGGAAAGTGTGA
- a CDS encoding adenosine-specific kinase encodes MEIKSVRIETPKECNVIIGMSHFIKTVEDIYEAMVNSVPGIRFGLAFCESSGECLVRVDGTDEDLKKAAAENMLRLGCGHSFLIFLRGAYPINVLNAIKRVPEVCTIYAATANPLDVIVAETESGRGILGVIDGFKPRGIEDEKGVEWRKNLLRRLGYKR; translated from the coding sequence TTGGAGATTAAATCTGTAAGGATTGAGACGCCGAAAGAATGCAACGTTATCATAGGCATGTCTCATTTCATAAAGACTGTTGAGGACATTTATGAAGCAATGGTCAATTCGGTGCCCGGCATCAGGTTTGGTCTGGCCTTTTGTGAGAGTAGCGGAGAATGTCTCGTAAGAGTGGATGGCACGGATGAGGATCTTAAGAAGGCTGCAGCTGAGAATATGCTTAGGCTTGGTTGTGGGCATTCCTTTCTCATTTTTCTACGGGGGGCCTACCCGATTAATGTTCTGAATGCTATTAAGAGGGTTCCAGAGGTTTGTACAATCTATGCTGCCACCGCGAATCCTCTAGATGTGATTGTCGCTGAAACCGAGAGTGGAAGGGGGATTTTAGGCGTCATTGATGGCTTTAAGCCTCGTGGAATCGAGGATGAGAAGGGGGTTGAGTGGCGGAAGAATCTTTTGAGAAGGTTGGGGTATAAGAGATGA
- a CDS encoding glycosyltransferase family 2 protein, with protein sequence MRKKQVGEERIEDQNWEERVMVEKPSQPLIDVVMLTKNSERILKECVQSIYKNVPVRRLIIIDGFSTDNTIKIINGFQRQHENIVLIQQEGTRGMARQRALSEVETDWFMFVDSDVILCDGWFEKVKNIMDDDRVGAIWGMEIWSVLLNSRMLGLFERVNLKIFNRRGGTHDLLVRREAIKGIRIPPHLHTYEDSFIRSWIHKNGYRVIPVYDPYCIHYRPENVWTVSGSMNLIIQDIRYAIHHPQLILSYAFFTLIVLQQIILRKIKRTL encoded by the coding sequence TTGCGCAAGAAGCAAGTCGGAGAAGAAAGAATTGAAGATCAAAATTGGGAAGAGAGAGTTATGGTCGAAAAACCCTCTCAACCATTAATTGATGTGGTCATGCTGACCAAGAATAGCGAGAGGATACTTAAGGAATGCGTCCAATCAATATATAAGAATGTCCCTGTAAGGCGGTTGATCATTATAGACGGATTCTCAACTGACAACACTATAAAGATTATAAACGGTTTTCAACGCCAACATGAGAATATCGTGTTAATCCAGCAGGAGGGAACAAGGGGGATGGCGCGGCAGAGGGCGCTCAGTGAGGTTGAGACTGACTGGTTCATGTTCGTGGACAGCGACGTAATATTATGTGACGGATGGTTCGAGAAAGTAAAGAACATTATGGATGACGATCGTGTTGGTGCAATATGGGGGATGGAAATATGGTCTGTACTGCTTAATTCTAGAATGTTAGGCTTATTTGAAAGGGTGAACTTGAAGATCTTCAATAGGCGCGGTGGAACCCATGATCTACTTGTTAGAAGAGAAGCCATCAAAGGTATCAGGATACCGCCACATCTCCATACATACGAAGACTCATTCATCAGGTCTTGGATTCATAAAAATGGATATCGCGTAATCCCTGTTTATGACCCCTACTGCATTCATTACAGACCTGAAAACGTATGGACAGTGAGTGGGAGTATGAATTTAATAATTCAGGATATCAGGTATGCGATTCACCATCCGCAACTCATACTCTCTTACGCATTCTTCACCCTAATCGTATTGCAGCAGATAATTTTACGGAAGATCAAACGTACTCTCTGA
- a CDS encoding glycosyltransferase family 2 protein, with product MNKIDVVMLTKNSQRWLEECVRSVYANIPVNRLIVIDGYSTDGTLTILKKFDTKYGNVKIIQEFGTRGKARNIGIREVETDWFMFVDSDVILCDGWFNKAWNHVREDTGAVWGADIPGEINNNFLRKVFQCMETRVFAIRGGCQDTLIRYDAVKDIKIPEELHTLEDAYIKEWILSKGFRVVVSFDAYCKHFKEIGNLVSRENRLATINEFKRMRYMQERMVYAAIFAAAWFAQEASRRRKN from the coding sequence ATGAACAAGATAGATGTAGTGATGCTTACAAAGAATAGTCAGCGTTGGCTTGAAGAATGCGTTAGATCTGTGTATGCAAACATACCGGTAAATAGGCTCATTGTTATTGACGGGTACTCAACGGACGGGACACTTACGATACTAAAAAAGTTTGATACAAAATATGGCAACGTCAAGATTATCCAAGAGTTCGGTACCCGTGGAAAGGCTAGGAATATTGGAATACGGGAGGTTGAGACTGACTGGTTCATGTTCGTGGACAGCGACGTAATATTATGTGACGGATGGTTCAATAAGGCGTGGAACCATGTTAGAGAGGACACTGGGGCCGTATGGGGCGCGGACATACCGGGCGAGATCAATAATAATTTTTTGAGGAAAGTTTTTCAGTGCATGGAGACTAGGGTTTTTGCCATTAGAGGCGGATGCCAGGACACGCTCATAAGATATGATGCAGTAAAGGACATAAAGATCCCTGAAGAACTGCATACCCTTGAGGATGCCTACATAAAGGAGTGGATCCTCTCGAAGGGCTTTAGGGTTGTTGTAAGCTTCGACGCCTACTGCAAGCATTTCAAAGAAATAGGTAATCTGGTATCTAGGGAAAACCGATTGGCGACCATCAACGAGTTTAAGCGGATGAGATATATGCAAGAACGCATGGTCTATGCAGCCATATTTGCAGCAGCATGGTTTGCGCAAGAAGCAAGTCGGAGAAGAAAGAATTGA
- a CDS encoding class I SAM-dependent methyltransferase has protein sequence MPFNEEYYRDRMYSRREQLIRRHILDVIRWGAKISRCNLLDGNGRSALDVGCAYGYGVDVLQSLGYNAFGVDISRYAIRRAKKTVLGEFIVCDVQKGLPFEEDSFDLSLCIGLVEHLHDPLKAIMNVLSCCRGIVLLTTPNRFVEKPIKKIIGNYDETHINVRSESEWRRNLSNIGCSSFHIESVLDASLMAGNRLLFFKSFKAPILGLDLRIIIKK, from the coding sequence TTGCCGTTTAATGAAGAATACTATAGAGATCGGATGTATTCTCGCAGAGAGCAGCTAATTAGAAGGCATATCCTCGATGTCATTCGATGGGGGGCTAAAATCTCAAGATGCAACCTTCTTGATGGAAACGGAAGAAGTGCCTTAGATGTAGGTTGCGCCTATGGCTATGGGGTCGACGTACTCCAGTCTTTGGGTTACAATGCTTTCGGAGTCGATATATCGCGATATGCTATAAGAAGGGCTAAGAAGACTGTGCTAGGAGAATTTATAGTCTGTGACGTTCAAAAGGGTCTACCCTTTGAGGAGGATTCTTTTGATCTCTCATTATGCATTGGTCTCGTAGAGCATCTTCACGACCCCCTTAAAGCCATAATGAATGTATTGTCTTGCTGCCGCGGCATCGTTCTTCTAACCACGCCGAATAGGTTCGTCGAGAAGCCTATCAAAAAGATCATTGGCAATTATGATGAGACACATATTAATGTTAGGAGCGAAAGTGAATGGAGAAGGAATCTTTCGAACATTGGTTGCTCGTCATTCCATATTGAGTCAGTCCTGGACGCAAGCTTAATGGCTGGAAATAGGCTTTTATTCTTCAAATCTTTTAAAGCTCCTATTCTTGGTTTAGATTTAAGGATTATAATTAAGAAGTGA
- a CDS encoding flippase-like domain-containing protein, whose translation MPFERGNLAKTIPLLILGLLAFILYIIYFVDIQEMAEIFRQVDLFIYLISLGSNVLEMIFFALAWQYFLNSLSVKIGFKKTFIYSWISNFVDLLVPAESLSGEVTRIFLISREGIDAGKATASVVIQRILGMVLIIVGLLIGIIPLVIGNFFLNSLVQYLIILVMTAATLFLLIIVIICLRENWTRGIVNRLFMLLEIIGGRKWKIQEWREKAFREVTAFHESIKIFGKRQTDLLLPIGFSLLAWLFGISVYYIVFLAIGQKCLDWPVLFTVYSLVIAIKSIPVGVPAEVGVTEVAMTTLFGVFNVPLHISAAATVLIRINTVWFRFLAGFIATQWLGIKTVTGRKG comes from the coding sequence TTGCCATTTGAACGTGGAAACTTAGCTAAGACGATTCCGCTTCTAATCCTAGGGCTGCTCGCATTCATTCTGTACATAATCTACTTCGTTGACATCCAAGAGATGGCTGAAATATTCAGGCAAGTCGATTTATTCATCTATTTAATTTCGTTAGGGTCAAATGTTTTGGAAATGATATTTTTTGCACTTGCATGGCAATACTTTCTAAATTCTCTCTCTGTGAAGATAGGCTTCAAGAAAACCTTCATCTATTCCTGGATAAGTAACTTTGTAGATCTGCTTGTGCCTGCAGAGTCTTTAAGCGGGGAAGTAACCAGAATATTTCTTATTTCACGTGAGGGGATCGACGCGGGTAAGGCTACGGCGTCAGTCGTAATCCAAAGGATTCTCGGGATGGTTCTCATAATTGTTGGATTGTTAATTGGAATAATACCTTTGGTTATTGGGAATTTTTTTCTCAATAGCCTCGTTCAATACCTGATTATTTTGGTGATGACCGCAGCAACGCTTTTTCTGCTCATCATTGTCATCATATGTTTAAGGGAAAACTGGACTCGAGGCATTGTTAACCGATTATTCATGCTTTTAGAAATTATCGGAGGTCGAAAATGGAAAATTCAAGAATGGAGAGAGAAGGCATTTAGGGAAGTAACTGCTTTCCATGAGTCTATAAAGATCTTTGGCAAACGTCAAACTGATCTTCTTTTGCCAATCGGATTCTCATTGCTCGCATGGTTATTTGGGATCTCAGTTTACTATATCGTCTTTCTGGCTATTGGCCAAAAATGTCTTGACTGGCCAGTGCTCTTCACGGTCTATTCATTAGTTATTGCAATAAAATCTATCCCTGTTGGAGTACCTGCTGAGGTAGGAGTAACAGAAGTCGCTATGACTACACTCTTCGGGGTCTTTAACGTACCGCTTCACATTAGCGCCGCTGCTACTGTATTAATAAGAATTAATACTGTTTGGTTTAGGTTTCTTGCTGGTTTCATTGCAACCCAGTGGCTGGGTATCAAAACAGTCACAGGCAGAAAGGGGTAA
- a CDS encoding radical SAM protein encodes MLTRRCNYHCQGCNVWNEPSNREMSTEEIKKGLDILRDLGTVEIVFSGGNPLLRDDIGDIIDYASRYFVTTVYDNGSMAAKKIDALRKADFVAISIDSLDPANNDYIKGVKGAWENAMESVNKLHEEGINVSVTPTISQLNLYEIIDITEYFSRKGIPLWYCLYSYDLSTDGSQLFKIGKFRDEFAIADREYMIKLCDELASMKRKKQTILMTDEILDAMKELYKSGRRKWKCQALRSFLVVDHLGNVSGCHLHKPVTTIFELPKLWNSQEFEELRKTYSRCTQCTYLCYIFYSIHAGVIGNLKIAREQWRNAKLLFRS; translated from the coding sequence ATGCTTACGAGGAGATGTAACTATCATTGTCAAGGATGTAATGTCTGGAACGAACCAAGTAACCGTGAAATGTCAACGGAGGAGATTAAGAAAGGCTTAGATATCCTCAGAGATTTAGGCACAGTTGAAATAGTCTTTTCGGGAGGAAACCCGCTCCTGAGAGATGACATAGGCGATATCATAGATTATGCATCCCGCTATTTTGTGACAACCGTCTATGATAACGGAAGCATGGCTGCAAAAAAGATAGATGCTCTCCGCAAAGCTGACTTTGTCGCGATTTCTATCGACAGTCTTGATCCGGCAAATAATGATTATATTAAGGGTGTAAAAGGCGCTTGGGAGAACGCGATGGAGAGCGTCAACAAGCTTCATGAGGAAGGGATAAACGTCAGCGTGACGCCGACAATATCCCAATTAAACCTATATGAAATTATAGACATTACAGAATATTTTTCGCGGAAAGGGATCCCACTTTGGTATTGCCTTTACTCTTATGATCTTTCGACAGATGGAAGTCAGCTTTTCAAGATCGGCAAATTTAGAGATGAATTCGCGATAGCTGATAGGGAATACATGATTAAACTTTGTGACGAACTGGCATCTATGAAAAGGAAAAAACAAACAATATTGATGACGGATGAAATTCTTGATGCAATGAAGGAACTCTATAAGAGCGGGAGGAGAAAATGGAAATGCCAAGCACTCAGGAGTTTTCTAGTTGTGGATCATCTGGGCAATGTTTCCGGCTGCCATCTACACAAACCAGTTACCACAATATTTGAGCTCCCCAAACTATGGAATAGCCAAGAGTTTGAGGAGTTGAGAAAGACATATAGTAGATGCACTCAATGTACATATCTTTGCTATATCTTTTATTCCATACATGCAGGGGTTATAGGCAACCTTAAAATTGCGCGGGAGCAGTGGAGAAACGCAAAACTTCTATTTAGATCCTAG
- a CDS encoding tagaturonate epimerase family protein, with the protein MRKSVLRNFLDSYSKRRQLHFYENSVARYKDCIFFLIREDLDRRIIILHPLRSATSKLIEEFESSETGQFMDPITRETFAYNVCPCNHHNANLIRKVFDFTRPRLGNIGPAIGTGDRIGLATPGHVRAIKNFSVFPIFAQQSVREMQRTERTPEDVLDDVTWGVFQEGYRKGFGADADHLKSLEDIDSAVKIGFRMFTIDPSDYVDNQADVYSPEILMDKFKALPWREIKCNMNRFLEIYLDKEYKLQSSGEYYVLRFSEENLMRAAVKYSKAILFTKKAFSYLKKSFGRKRFDLEMSIDETETPTSPLEHFFITSELKRLKVRFTGLALRFIGRFEKAIDYIGDIKEFEETFKRHVIIARAMGPYKISIHSGSDKFAIYPILGKYASDIVHLKTAGTSYLEALRIVARHDPSLFREIVAYSLRTFERDRKSYHVSTDLSKIPDAADVPDEDLEKTFLEENNARQLLHITYGSILTARSDGKWLFRDRLRRLLIQYEEEHYNTVAEHICRHAKLIWG; encoded by the coding sequence ATGAGGAAATCAGTCCTGCGTAATTTCCTAGATTCTTATTCTAAGAGGCGTCAACTCCATTTCTATGAGAACTCCGTAGCAAGATACAAAGATTGCATTTTCTTCCTAATTCGTGAAGATTTGGACAGGAGGATCATTATCCTTCATCCCTTAAGATCAGCTACAAGTAAACTCATCGAAGAGTTCGAATCTTCTGAAACTGGTCAATTCATGGATCCCATCACAAGGGAGACTTTTGCCTACAATGTTTGTCCATGCAACCATCATAATGCTAACCTCATACGCAAGGTCTTTGATTTTACTAGGCCTCGGCTGGGTAATATCGGACCAGCAATAGGAACAGGAGACCGTATTGGTCTGGCAACACCAGGCCACGTTAGGGCCATTAAAAATTTCTCCGTCTTCCCCATATTTGCGCAGCAGTCTGTTCGAGAGATGCAGAGAACCGAGAGAACACCCGAAGATGTTCTTGACGACGTAACATGGGGAGTCTTTCAGGAGGGATATCGTAAGGGCTTTGGCGCAGATGCTGATCACTTGAAATCATTAGAGGATATCGACTCTGCAGTAAAGATCGGATTCAGGATGTTTACTATTGACCCTTCAGATTATGTTGACAATCAGGCTGACGTTTATAGCCCTGAAATTTTAATGGATAAGTTTAAGGCCTTGCCGTGGAGAGAAATTAAGTGCAATATGAATCGATTTTTGGAGATTTACCTTGATAAGGAATATAAACTTCAATCTTCTGGCGAATATTATGTCCTTCGATTCTCAGAAGAGAATCTCATGCGGGCCGCCGTAAAATATTCTAAAGCAATTCTTTTCACTAAAAAGGCATTCTCATATCTAAAGAAGTCTTTTGGCCGTAAGAGATTCGATCTTGAAATGTCAATCGATGAGACGGAAACTCCGACTTCACCGTTAGAGCACTTTTTCATAACATCTGAGCTAAAAAGGCTTAAGGTGAGGTTCACAGGGTTGGCGCTGAGGTTCATAGGAAGATTTGAAAAGGCAATCGACTATATTGGCGACATTAAAGAGTTCGAGGAGACATTCAAGCGTCACGTGATTATTGCTAGGGCGATGGGTCCATACAAGATAAGCATCCATTCCGGCAGCGATAAATTCGCCATCTATCCCATCCTTGGCAAGTACGCGTCGGACATCGTTCACTTAAAAACTGCTGGCACAAGCTATTTGGAGGCTCTACGCATAGTAGCTAGGCATGATCCAAGCCTCTTTCGTGAGATAGTGGCATATAGCTTAAGAACCTTTGAGAGAGATAGGAAGAGCTATCATGTCAGCACCGATCTATCTAAGATTCCGGATGCTGCAGATGTTCCCGACGAGGATTTAGAGAAAACTTTTCTCGAGGAGAATAATGCTAGGCAGCTTTTGCACATAACTTATGGATCAATTCTTACGGCAAGATCTGATGGGAAATGGTTATTCAGGGATAGATTAAGGAGACTTCTGATCCAGTATGAGGAAGAACATTACAATACTGTCGCGGAGCACATATGCCGCCATGCAAAGCTCATATGGGGATAA
- a CDS encoding DUF4342 domain-containing protein — MIKNKAIILHGYTLDIDEENNYEKLLKLCREFPDDAYYCPYCGVSVKKIEREAYSISSVDLVKKIKELIREGNVTRIIVKTERGETLLDMPMTVGLIGTVLAPWMAALGVIAALVINCNIIVERKEPKSQD, encoded by the coding sequence ATGATAAAGAATAAGGCTATTATACTCCACGGTTATACTTTAGACATAGATGAGGAGAACAATTATGAAAAACTGCTTAAATTGTGTAGGGAATTCCCTGATGATGCCTACTACTGTCCTTATTGCGGTGTTTCTGTAAAGAAGATAGAAAGAGAGGCATACTCAATATCATCGGTGGACCTGGTTAAGAAGATTAAAGAACTTATCCGCGAAGGTAATGTTACGAGGATCATCGTAAAAACTGAGCGGGGGGAGACGCTGCTTGACATGCCGATGACCGTTGGATTGATAGGAACTGTACTTGCACCGTGGATGGCAGCTCTCGGCGTAATCGCCGCATTAGTCATAAATTGTAATATAATTGTTGAAAGAAAAGAGCCTAAAAGTCAAGATTAA
- a CDS encoding GNAT family N-acetyltransferase, with protein MEIIVKEGRIENLSSIYEIEVECFGEEAFPRAMIEYAVRSSGNSKTYIAFFGDKPVGFIIGRIYRDRDKPVGVIYTLDVKADFRRRGIGTRLLHTLENAFLKDGAELCRLEVSIKNIEALNLYMKFGYKKIRVLHNYYGRGHDGILLEKRLKQE; from the coding sequence TTGGAAATAATAGTAAAGGAGGGAAGGATCGAAAATTTAAGCAGCATTTATGAAATTGAGGTTGAGTGTTTTGGAGAGGAAGCCTTCCCAAGAGCGATGATAGAGTATGCTGTCCGTTCCAGCGGAAATTCTAAGACATACATCGCATTTTTTGGCGATAAACCTGTCGGTTTCATTATCGGACGTATATACCGAGATAGGGATAAGCCGGTTGGCGTCATCTACACGCTGGATGTGAAGGCTGATTTTAGGAGGAGAGGTATTGGAACTAGGCTTCTACACACGCTTGAGAATGCATTCTTGAAAGATGGTGCTGAATTATGTCGGTTAGAGGTCAGCATCAAAAATATTGAAGCCCTGAATTTGTACATGAAATTTGGGTATAAGAAGATCCGTGTTCTGCACAATTATTATGGCAGAGGCCATGATGGAATTCTGTTGGAAAAGCGTTTGAAGCAGGAATGA
- a CDS encoding GIY-YIG nuclease family protein, giving the protein MDRAESQMLKEINEKSKMGPHAKGIYTLIIYISNDCSLKVGRLGERFFMRGYYAYTGSALGRGAFSLFGRLRRHMIKNKHMRWHIDHLLSHKDARIVSIVAVQTDQKIECDVNLRLFEMLHASIIVPKFGATDCKLKCRSHLIYLGLEKDQKRRLFQTYKDLFAEKAIIIELGNDL; this is encoded by the coding sequence ATGGATCGAGCTGAAAGTCAAATGCTTAAAGAGATAAACGAAAAATCAAAGATGGGGCCTCATGCCAAAGGCATATACACACTCATAATCTACATTTCAAATGATTGCAGTCTTAAAGTAGGAAGACTTGGTGAACGATTCTTTATGAGAGGATACTATGCTTATACTGGCTCAGCTTTAGGGCGTGGAGCTTTTAGCTTGTTTGGGCGTCTTAGGAGGCACATGATAAAAAATAAGCATATGAGGTGGCATATTGATCATCTTTTATCCCATAAAGATGCCCGAATAGTCTCGATAGTTGCGGTTCAAACTGACCAGAAAATTGAATGTGATGTAAATCTCCGTTTATTTGAGATGCTTCATGCGAGTATAATTGTTCCAAAATTCGGAGCAACAGATTGCAAGTTAAAATGCAGAAGTCACTTAATATATCTAGGGCTAGAAAAAGACCAGAAGCGTAGATTATTCCAGACATATAAGGACTTGTTCGCTGAGAAGGCCATTATTATAGAATTAGGAAATGATCTATGA
- a CDS encoding MoaD family protein has translation MVYLKFLGVFKKVVGLGELFLSFNGGVLSDLIKKLVELYPNLKKALLDPDLEDPRPNALILVNGKEISVLDGLNTKIKDDDEIIIIPVTHGG, from the coding sequence ATGGTCTACCTTAAATTTCTAGGCGTTTTCAAAAAGGTCGTCGGTTTGGGAGAACTATTCTTAAGCTTTAATGGAGGGGTATTAAGTGATTTGATAAAGAAATTAGTTGAGCTTTATCCCAACTTAAAGAAGGCATTGCTTGATCCCGATTTGGAAGATCCACGACCCAATGCTCTGATTCTCGTGAACGGAAAGGAGATAAGTGTTCTAGATGGCTTGAATACTAAAATAAAAGACGATGATGAGATCATAATCATCCCGGTAACGCACGGAGGTTAA